The following proteins come from a genomic window of Xiphophorus couchianus chromosome 19, X_couchianus-1.0, whole genome shotgun sequence:
- the arg2 gene encoding arginase-2, mitochondrial gives MALRGPLSHLLRTQLRQTCQQSRAQSVAVLGAPFSKGQKRGGVEHGPKAIRDAGLIERLSSLDYSVHDFGDLSFHLPETDEPHMNVKSPRSVGGANQKLSRAVSRAIGAGHTLVMLGGDHSLAIGSVSGHAQQCPDLCVIWVDAHADINTPMTSPSGNLHGQPVAFMLKELQDKMPDIPGFSWTKPFLSSRDLVYVGLRDVDPGEHHILKNLGIQYFTMRDIDRLGIQRVMEVALDHLLARKQRPIHLSFDIDAFDPSLAPATGTPVNGGLTYREGIYVTEEIHNTGLLSAIDLVEVNPVLGANQEAVEATASLAVDVIASSLGQTREGAHASIPAEKSDTEQLCL, from the exons atggcaCTGAGGGGACCGCTTTCCCATCTTCTCCGAACTCAACTCAGACAAACGTGCCAGCAAAGCAGAGCTCAGTCTGTGGCTGTCCTGGGAGCCCCGTTCTCCAAAGGACAG AAAAGAGGAGGAGTGGAGCACGGCCCCAAAGCGATCAGAGATGCGGGTCTCATCGAGCGGCTGTCCAGCTTAG aCTACTCTGTTCATGACTTCGGCGACCTCAGCTTCCACCTCCCGGAGACGGACGAGCCCCACATGAACGTGAAGTCTCCGAGAAGCGTGGGCGGCGCCAACCAGAAGCTCTCCCGCGCAGTGAGCAGAGCCATCGGCGCCGGGCACACTCTGGTCATGTTGGGGGGAGATCACAG CCTCGCTATTGGCTCAGTGAGCGGCCACGCCCAGCAGTGCCCCGATCTGTGCGTCATCTGGGTCGACGCTCACGCCGATATAAACACGCCCATGACGTCGCCGTCAGGAAACCTCCACGGCCAGCCTGTGGCGTTCATGCTCAAAGAGCTGCAAGACAAG ATGCCTGATATTCCTGGATTCTCCTGGACTAAACCGTTCCTCTCTTCACGGGATCTGGTGTACGTCGGACTGCGGGACGTTGACCCCGGAGAGCA CCACATCCTAAAGAACCTGGGCATCCAGTACTTCACCATGAGGGATATTGACAGACTAGGCATCCAGAGGGTCATGGAAGTCGCTCTGGACCATCTTTTGGCAAG GAAACAGCGTCCGATCCACTTAAGCTTCGACATCGATGCGTTCGACCCGTCTCTGGCTCCTGCCACAGGAACACCGGTCAACGGCGGATTGACCTACAGAGAGGGGATCTACGTGACAGAGGAGATTCACAACACAG GTCTGCTGTCGGCCATCGACCTGGTGGAAGTGAACCCCGTCCTGGGGGCAAACCAGGAAGCGGTGGAGGCCACCGCGTCCTTAGCGGTGGACGTCATCGCGTCGTCTCTGGGCCAGACGAGAGAGGGCGCTCACGCCTCCATCCCTGCGGAGAAAAGCGACACGGAGCAGCTCTGCCTCTGA
- the vti1b gene encoding vesicle transport through interaction with t-SNAREs homolog 1B, which produces MRKSLGVLIIAKAKLSDLRAHVIVVVLFEKPESLNKPSGLRFKVKMSSEEFEKLHEMYRSLYDELKLIPERALTSHGEARKKLVRTFDERQGEAEEVLQGMEEELRGAPSSYRNAMSAKLRLYRRDLGKLQRDMKTSAQGFSSSSQTVQGSHPSVFSSQNQQSTHLQSQRALLLQGTEYLNNASQSIERSQRIAAETDQIGTDIIEELGEQREQLDRTRDRLMNTGENLSRSRKILRAMSRRLMTNKLLLAVIILMELGILGAVVYLKFFRK; this is translated from the exons ATGCGGAAGAGTCTCGGGGTTCTGATTATAGCCAAAGCAAAACTGTCAGATTTACGTGCGCACGTAATTGTTGTTGTCTTGTTTGAAAAGCCGGAGTCTCTTAATAAGCCCAGCGGACTtaggtttaaagtaaaaatgtcgTCAGAAGAGTTTGAGAAGCTGCATGAGATGTACAGGTCGCTGTATGACGAGCTGAAGCTAATTCCGGAGAGGGCTTTGACAAGCCACGGAG AGGCGAGGAAGAAGCTGGTGAGGACATTTGATGAGAGACAGGGAGAGGCTGAGGAAGTG TTACAAGGAATGGAAGAGGAGTTGCGTGGCGCTCCTTCTTCATACAGAAACGCGATGAGTGCAAAGCTGCGCCTCTACCGCAGGGATCTCGGCAAGCTGCAGAGGGACATGAAAACCTCGGCGCAAGGGTTCAGCTCCTCGTCCCAGACAGTCCAGGGAAGCCATCCAAGCGTTTTCTCATCTCAAAATCAACAAAGT acacacctgcagtccCAGAGAGCTCTTTTACTGCAGGGAACAGAGTACCTGAACAACGCCAGCCAGAGCATCGAGCGAAGCCAGCGCATCGCCGCGGAGACGGATCAGATCGGCACGGATATTATCGAGGAGCTGGGAGAGCAGAGGGAGCAGCTGGACCGGACCAGAGACAGA CTGATGAATACAGGAGAAAACCTCAGCCGGAGTAGAAAAATCCTTCGCGCCATGTCGCGACG CCTGATGACGAACAAGCTGCTGTTGGCCGTCATCATTCTGATGGAGCTGGGCATTCTGGGTGCCGTGGTCTACCTGAAGTTCTTCCGAAAATGA
- the rdh12 gene encoding retinol dehydrogenase 12 isoform X1, whose amino-acid sequence MFVLLIIAGLGVVTLLVILFAPHIRRYAAGAVCKSTARLDGKTVLITGANTGIGKETALDLAVRGARVIMACRNVEKGEEAAASIRAAYSEAKVEVRELDLADTCSIRAFAQKFLREVNHLHILINNAGVMMCPYTKTVDGFEMHIGVNHLGHFLLTYLLIGLLRRSAPARVVVVSSLAHNFGWIRFHDLHSQGSYNSGLAYCQSKLANVLFARELGRRLKGTNVTVNSVHPGTVNSDLTRHSTLMMILFTVFSVFLKTPLEGAQTSVYCAVAEELHSVSGKHFSDCAPAFVAPQGRSEETASKLWDVSCELLGIDWD is encoded by the exons ATGTTTGTCTTATTAATTATCGCGGGCCTCGGAGTGGTGACGCTTCTGGTGATTTTATTCGCTCCACATATACG AAGATATGCAGCAGGAGCCGTGTGCAAATCCACAGCACGTCTGGATGGGAAGACGGTGCTCATCACCGGGGCCAACACGGGGATCGGGAAAGAGACCGCCCTGGACCTGGCAGTGCGAG GCGCTCGGGTTATAATGGCGTGCCGAAACGTGGAGAAGGGCGAGGAGGCCGCCGCCAGTATACGAGCCGCGTACTCGGAAGCCAAAGTGGAAGTGCGAGAGCTGGATTTGGCGGACACCTGCTCCATACGAGCGTTcgctcagaaatttctgagag agGTCAACCACCTTCATATACTCATCAACAATGCCGGAGTGATGATGTGTCCCTACACGAAAACAGTCGACGGCTTTGAGATGCATATCGGAGTCAATCATTTAG gtcacttcctgttgacGTACCTCCTGATTGGACTGCTGAGGCGCAGCGCGCCGGCCCGCGTCGTGGTGGTCTCGTCGCTGGCACACAACTTCGGCTGGATCCGTTTCCATGACCTTCACAGCCAGGGCAGCTACAACAGCGGATTAGCATACTGCCAGAGCAAACTGGCAAATGTGCTGTTTGCCAGAGAGCTGGGCCGCAGGCTAAAAG GCACCAATGTGACGGTGAACTCGGTCCACCCGGGCACGGTGAACTCCGACCTGACCCGACACTCGACCCTCATGATGATACTGTTCACCGTCTTCTCAGTGTTCCTGAAGACGCCGCTGGAAGGAGCACAGACCAGCGTGTACTGCGCTGTGGCCGAGGAGCTCCACTCGGTGTCCGGGAAACACTTCAG CGACTGCGCCCCCGCCTTCGTCGCTCCTCAGGGGAGAAGTGAGGAGACAGCCAGCAAACTGTGGGACGTCAGCTGCGAGCTTCTGGGCATCGACTGGGACTGA
- the rdh12 gene encoding retinol dehydrogenase 12 isoform X2 yields the protein MFVLLIIAGLGVVTLLVILFAPHIRYAAGAVCKSTARLDGKTVLITGANTGIGKETALDLAVRGARVIMACRNVEKGEEAAASIRAAYSEAKVEVRELDLADTCSIRAFAQKFLREVNHLHILINNAGVMMCPYTKTVDGFEMHIGVNHLGHFLLTYLLIGLLRRSAPARVVVVSSLAHNFGWIRFHDLHSQGSYNSGLAYCQSKLANVLFARELGRRLKGTNVTVNSVHPGTVNSDLTRHSTLMMILFTVFSVFLKTPLEGAQTSVYCAVAEELHSVSGKHFSDCAPAFVAPQGRSEETASKLWDVSCELLGIDWD from the exons ATGTTTGTCTTATTAATTATCGCGGGCCTCGGAGTGGTGACGCTTCTGGTGATTTTATTCGCTCCACATATACG ATATGCAGCAGGAGCCGTGTGCAAATCCACAGCACGTCTGGATGGGAAGACGGTGCTCATCACCGGGGCCAACACGGGGATCGGGAAAGAGACCGCCCTGGACCTGGCAGTGCGAG GCGCTCGGGTTATAATGGCGTGCCGAAACGTGGAGAAGGGCGAGGAGGCCGCCGCCAGTATACGAGCCGCGTACTCGGAAGCCAAAGTGGAAGTGCGAGAGCTGGATTTGGCGGACACCTGCTCCATACGAGCGTTcgctcagaaatttctgagag agGTCAACCACCTTCATATACTCATCAACAATGCCGGAGTGATGATGTGTCCCTACACGAAAACAGTCGACGGCTTTGAGATGCATATCGGAGTCAATCATTTAG gtcacttcctgttgacGTACCTCCTGATTGGACTGCTGAGGCGCAGCGCGCCGGCCCGCGTCGTGGTGGTCTCGTCGCTGGCACACAACTTCGGCTGGATCCGTTTCCATGACCTTCACAGCCAGGGCAGCTACAACAGCGGATTAGCATACTGCCAGAGCAAACTGGCAAATGTGCTGTTTGCCAGAGAGCTGGGCCGCAGGCTAAAAG GCACCAATGTGACGGTGAACTCGGTCCACCCGGGCACGGTGAACTCCGACCTGACCCGACACTCGACCCTCATGATGATACTGTTCACCGTCTTCTCAGTGTTCCTGAAGACGCCGCTGGAAGGAGCACAGACCAGCGTGTACTGCGCTGTGGCCGAGGAGCTCCACTCGGTGTCCGGGAAACACTTCAG CGACTGCGCCCCCGCCTTCGTCGCTCCTCAGGGGAGAAGTGAGGAGACAGCCAGCAAACTGTGGGACGTCAGCTGCGAGCTTCTGGGCATCGACTGGGACTGA